The Fusobacterium perfoetens region AATAACAGTATATTACATAAAAATTAAAATAGCTTAATAATTAAAAAATTATTATATAAATATTATACGAGGAGAGAAAATTGTTAGAAGAATTAAAAGAGGCAAGTGAATATATTATTAAAAAAATAAAAGAGGAAGACCCACTTATTTTGGAGTTAGAGGAGTTTGCGAGAATCCATAATGTGCCTATCGTTACAAAAGAGGTGGCAAAGTATCTTGAGTTTATGATAAAAACTCACAATGTGAAAAATATATTGGAGGTTGGTACTGCTATTGGGTATTCTGGTATCCTTATGGCTAGACTTATTGAGAAAAATGGTGGGATACTAACTACTATCGAAATTGATGAGGAGAGATATAATCAGGCTAAAGAAAATTTTGCCAAGGCAGGTCTAACTAATGTAAAAATGATACTTGGGGACGCTACAGAAGAGATTGAAAAGCTAGATGATAACTTTGATTTTATATTTATCGACGCATCAAAGGGGCAGTATAAGAAATTTTTCGAGGATTCTTATAAAATGCTAAATGATAAGGGGATTGTCTTTATAGATAATATTATGTTTAGAGGGTATCTTTATAAGGAGTACCCAAAGAGATTTAAGACAATAGTTAGAAAATTAGATGAGTTTATAGACTACCTTTATGAAAATTATGACTTTACATTATTGGACTTTGGAGATGGTGTAGGGTTAATATACAAGAAATCATAATTTTTTAAAAAGATTAAATATGCTTACTTAAAAATAAAAAACCTAGATTAATTTCTAGGTTTTTATTTTTTAAAAAAAGTTTATTTTGAATGTCTAAATAAATTCCATTATTTATTTAATTCTTCTTTTCTCTTTCTTATAAGCTCTTCAAACTCTTCCAAATCTTCAAGCGTAGAATAATTATTTATAAAAGTTCTTGAAGTAGAACGATAAGAACTTTCACTTGACTTTTTCGATATAATTCAAATACCCAATGAATTTGAACATATTTTAATAAGGACTCTTAAATTTTTTAGGAGTTCTTTTTTTATTGTTAAAAACACTTGACTACGTATTTAATACGTGTTATAATAAATGTGAGGTGGTTGAATGAGCTCAAAAGACCTTATGAAACTACTTAAACAGGACGGTTGGTATCTTGATAGAGTTAAGGGAAGTCATTATCAATTTAAACATCCTACTAAAAAGGGATTGGTAACACTTCCACATCCTCGAAAAGATTTACCACAAAAGACTGTTGAAAGTATTTTCAGACAAGCGGGACTATAAAGTCCTGCTTACCTCATATTTTATAAAAGGATGTGATAATGTGAATATAACTTATCCAGCAATTATAACACACGAAGATGATACTTTTTATATAGGTTTTCCAGACTTTGAAGATGAATATTTTGGAACTTTTGGAGAAACTTTTGAAGAAGCAATTCAAATGGGAAAGGAATATTTGACTTTGACATTGGAGAGTTTCGAGGAAGAAAAAAAAGAATTTCCAAAACCTAGTTTAATATCTGATTTAAAAAATAAGTTAAATAAAAATCAAGAAATAGTTTATATAAGTATGAACTATGAATATGAAAAATCTTTAGTAAAAATATCTTATGTTAAGAAAACATTAACTATTCCTACATATCTTGATATTTTAGCAAAAAATAAAAATATTAATTTTTCACAAGTTTTACAAGAAGCTTTAAAGAAAAAATTGCTTTAAAAAACAGATATTTAATAATTATGATTTTACACTAAAGGGCATACATTGGAGATAGGTTGGTCTAATTTATAAAACTAAATAATTAGAAAAATCCAATATTTTTTAGCTGAACTAGTCATAACAAACCCCACTTGACTTTTTTGATGAAATAAGTTATAATTTAAGTACCAAGTAATTCAAACATTTAAAAATAAGAACTTTAGAATTTATTTTTCTGAGTTCTTATTTTTTTTATCTTTATACCACTTATATAATTTATAAGAATATTCAACAGTTTTTCCTATTAAAACAAATATAAGAAGTCCGTGCCAAATTTTATCACTCATTCTTTTACCTCCTCTTTTATTTTTTAGAGGGGAAGGGAGGAAAGGGCTTATTGCCCCTTGTACCTCTTTACAAAGTTTCTAACCCACTTAGTAAGCTGATAAATCAACTTAATGGTTTCCACTAGTGTAAGTATCTTCCCAAGCAATTCAAACATATTTGTTTTATCCTCCCCTCTTGTATATATCATATACAGTAATATAAATAAAATCAAGAGTTTTTTAATAAAGTTATTTTTAATTTAAGGTATTTTCTTTTGGGAAGGAAAAAAGAAAAAGCCTAGAAATCAATCTAGGCTTTTATATATTAATAATATTATAAACTAATTAAGACATACGGTGCATAAAATGGTTGTCCATATTCTTTTTATAAGAAATCTCGTCCATATAACGTAGATATTCTTTAGCATAAGGAATTACAACAGTAGGAATTAAAATCAATGCGATAATGATAAATAAAAGTGTCAACATACTATCACTCTCCTTTATGAAGCAATTTATTTACATATATATTATATATCTTTTTTGTGGTGAAGTCAACTGAAAAATATAATTTTTAGTCAATAGATATTAAGGGTTAGTCTTTTTAATTTTGAGGGATAAATAAAAAATTGGGGCTGTTGCATTTTTTATTAAAAAGAATATAGATTAAAAATTACGGAAATTATGGAGAAAAATTAGATTTATAAAGCGACATTGAATGCTAAAAATCACAACTGTTTGAGCGTAGCGAGTTTTGTGATTTTAGTGAGATGAGCTTTAAATAAATCAATTTTTCGTAATCTGCAGTAATTTTTAATCTTATATCTCTTAAATTTGCAATAGCCCCGAAATTATAATTTAGCAAGATAGCTTAGCAATATTTTGTATTTAGACTAGAAAAAATAAAATATTTTAAATTTTTAATATATAATATTTTATAACTAAACCAACAGTTAATAGCCCTGCTAAAGCTCCTAAAATCTTTTGATATTTATTTTCACTTCTTAAAACTATAAAGGACATATAAATACCTGCAATGATTAATCCTATTTTTGACATTGTTCCTCCGTATTAAACAATCTTAGTTGTCCAGTCCTCTACGTTCCAAACCTCTGTCACTACGTCCATATAGAAATCAGGTTCGTGGCTTACAAGGACAACAGTTCCCTTAAACTCTCTAACAGCTTTTTTAAGCTCCTCTTTTGCGTCAACGTCCAAATGGTTTGTAGGCTCGTCAAGGACTAAAAGGTTTGCCTCTCTGTTCATCAGTTTGCAAAGACGAACTTTTGCATTCTCTCCCCCAGATAAAACTCTCATTTGGCTAGTGATATGGTCACGTGTCAAACCACATTTAGCAAGGGCAGCACGAGCCTCTTGGTTTGTAAAGTGAGGAAACTCGTTCCAAATCTCATCAAGGGCAGTTGTAGTTGTAGCAATCTCCTCTTGTTCAAAATATCCTATCTCCAAAAATTGTCCGTGTTCTACCTCTCCAGAGAATGGTTTTAATTTTCCAAGGATTGTCTTAAGTAAAGTAGATTTTCCAAGACCGTTAACCCCTTTAATAGCAATCTTTTGGTTACGTTCTATTGTAAAATTAAGTGGTTTTGTAAGTGGCTCGTTGTAACCGATAACCAAATCCTTAACAGTGATAACTTCACGGCTAGGAGTACGTGCCTCTTTAAACTCGAAAATTGGTTTTGGTTTCTCTCTAGCAATCTCGATAATATCCATTCTGTCTAGTTTTCTTTGACGGTCTTTTGCAAGGTTAGTGGTAGCAACACGAGCTTTGTTTCTGGCAATAAAATCTTTTAAATGCTCGATTTCTTTCTGTTGCTTTTTGTATGCTTGTTCTATCTGTCTTTTCTTAAGTTCGTACATCTCTTGGAATTGATAATAATCTCCAGAATATCTTGTTAAAGTTCCCGAGTCCATATGATAGATTACGTTAATAACAGAGTTTAGGAAATCTATATCGTGAGAAACCAAGATAAATGCGTTTTCGTAATTTTGTAAAAAATTTCTAAGCCAAGCTATATGATTTTCGTCAAGAAAGTTTGTAGGCTCGTCTAGTATCAGTATCATTGGGTTTTCAAGTAGAACCTTTGCAAGTAAAATCTTTGCCCTTTGTCCCCCTGAAAGCTCAGTAACATCTTTGTCAAGACCGATATCCATTAGCCCTAATCCACTAGCATATTCTTCGATTTTTGAATCAAGTGAGTAAAAATCTCCACTGTCCAAAATAGTTTGAATGTCCCCAACTTCTTCCATAAGAGCGTCCATCTCCTCTGGAGAACAATCAGCCATTTTGTCATAAAGTGTCATCATTTCTTTTTCTAGCTCGAACATATGGTTAAATGCAGAACGAAGAATGTCCCTTATACTTTTTCCTTTTTCAAGGGTGCTGTACTGGTCAAGATAACCAGTGGTAATGTGGTTACACCATTCGATTTTTCCAGCATCTGGCATAAGTTTACCAGTTATGATATTTAAGAAAGTAGATTTTCCCTCTCCGTTTGCCCCTACAAGCCCAACGTGTTCCCCTTTTAAAAGACGGAAAGACACGTCGTCTAAAATCTGTCTTGCACCAAATCCGTGACTGACATTATTTACATCTAATATACTCATTAAAAAAACCTCTCTATTAAAATTTATTTATAAGTTAAACATTAAAAAAACTTTTGTCAAGAGTTACCCTAACAAAAGTATTTAGTTAAAGACTAGTTATTATACCATATTTTTCGGTTAAAATAAAGAGTGAAATATTTAGATAAGTTTGTTAGTTAAATATCTTCCAACCTCTCTTATATCCAAACCTTTGATAAATTGAATCTCCACTCCAGAAAGTCCAGATACCCAAAGTTTTAATTCTGATTCTAGGTCAAAAGTCCCTGAAGTTTCCACTGAAAAAGATGAGATTTTTGAATAAGGGATAGTGTGGAAATCAACTTTTGTCCCCATTAAACCTTGTACATTTATTATTAAAACTCTTTTGTTTGTGAATATAAGTCTATCTCTTTTGGCGATATATGAAAGTTCTACATATTCCCCTTCCGCTAACATATCTCCAAATTTTCCCATTGCTTTGCTAGGTTCGATTTTTTCCCATAAAACAACTGAAATTTTACTTGCCTCTGCTCCCATAATATACCTCCTACTTTGTTTGGTTAATATATTATACTATTTGGGGAGGAAAAAAACAATGAGAAATATTGATTTGCTAAGTGGAGTGTATTGACAAATATCAACTTTTGGAGTATAATTTTAGTATGATATAGACTTCT contains the following coding sequences:
- a CDS encoding O-methyltransferase, with amino-acid sequence MLEELKEASEYIIKKIKEEDPLILELEEFARIHNVPIVTKEVAKYLEFMIKTHNVKNILEVGTAIGYSGILMARLIEKNGGILTTIEIDEERYNQAKENFAKAGLTNVKMILGDATEEIEKLDDNFDFIFIDASKGQYKKFFEDSYKMLNDKGIVFIDNIMFRGYLYKEYPKRFKTIVRKLDEFIDYLYENYDFTLLDFGDGVGLIYKKS
- a CDS encoding type II toxin-antitoxin system HicA family toxin; its protein translation is MKLLKQDGWYLDRVKGSHYQFKHPTKKGLVTLPHPRKDLPQKTVESIFRQAGL
- a CDS encoding type II toxin-antitoxin system HicB family antitoxin, coding for MNITYPAIITHEDDTFYIGFPDFEDEYFGTFGETFEEAIQMGKEYLTLTLESFEEEKKEFPKPSLISDLKNKLNKNQEIVYISMNYEYEKSLVKISYVKKTLTIPTYLDILAKNKNINFSQVLQEALKKKLL
- a CDS encoding ABC-F family ATP-binding cassette domain-containing protein translates to MSILDVNNVSHGFGARQILDDVSFRLLKGEHVGLVGANGEGKSTFLNIITGKLMPDAGKIEWCNHITTGYLDQYSTLEKGKSIRDILRSAFNHMFELEKEMMTLYDKMADCSPEEMDALMEEVGDIQTILDSGDFYSLDSKIEEYASGLGLMDIGLDKDVTELSGGQRAKILLAKVLLENPMILILDEPTNFLDENHIAWLRNFLQNYENAFILVSHDIDFLNSVINVIYHMDSGTLTRYSGDYYQFQEMYELKKRQIEQAYKKQQKEIEHLKDFIARNKARVATTNLAKDRQRKLDRMDIIEIAREKPKPIFEFKEARTPSREVITVKDLVIGYNEPLTKPLNFTIERNQKIAIKGVNGLGKSTLLKTILGKLKPFSGEVEHGQFLEIGYFEQEEIATTTTALDEIWNEFPHFTNQEARAALAKCGLTRDHITSQMRVLSGGENAKVRLCKLMNREANLLVLDEPTNHLDVDAKEELKKAVREFKGTVVLVSHEPDFYMDVVTEVWNVEDWTTKIV
- a CDS encoding PH domain-containing protein, whose translation is MGAEASKISVVLWEKIEPSKAMGKFGDMLAEGEYVELSYIAKRDRLIFTNKRVLIINVQGLMGTKVDFHTIPYSKISSFSVETSGTFDLESELKLWVSGLSGVEIQFIKGLDIREVGRYLTNKLI